The sequence CGGTGCCGAGTGCAAATGTCACGATTTCAGTTTGCGGCGTTACAATGCTTGCTCGGCAGTTTTGGACgtacttgtggcacatttgtggcatttgtGCGTTCATGCTATGGGaccatttgtatgatatgaagttTCTACTCTCATTGCCATACCAAAGAACGGATCGTCAACGTTGTCATTGCTTAGAACGCAACAAGCGGCGTAAACAGTCGCTTAGCCACAGCGCGCCCGGCATCGGTGAAGCCTTACGCACGGTCAAAAATTATTTACCAGAGGGAAGTTGAAGTTAGTTGACACGAAATTCTTCCGTCTGTTTACTTGAAATAGTACCGACGAATCAAAGAGATACAAAGATATTTTTATGCCGAAGTTACGGTACCCTAAtcagaatggaacaatatggaacgttttaatcaaaacaacatatttctggATTTACCGACTGAGATCGATGGCGTAAATCGTGCACGGACGACGAAAAATCAACTCCACAACGGCAAATCCTCAAACACCAccactctaatttatcattcgtaaaaacgcaacacttttcagacaaccgacactggtgcaataCGATGTCGAACTCATAGATTAACgtccgaagttgcagcaccctccgttactATAATACAAATAAGAAACTATATTGTTTGCATGACATGAAATGATGCATAGTATATTTCCTGAATTCCAGATACCGCCACGGCATTGTCGTTTTTGTATGGAGTACTGTACTTAGTGCACACTCACACGCATCAAGGACGTTATCTGGTTGATCAATGAATTGCCAATTGCTATTCCAATAAGCTTAGTTGTGCTAAGGAACGCACCCTGAATGTTGCCCATAGGTTCAGCCAGCTGTTCAAACGAGTCTCCTCCATCCAGAAGAAGAGTGGAGACTTCGACATGCTGCTGTGCGTGGGAGACTTCTTTGGGATCACAGCCGGAGCTCGTACGGAGTGGCAGCAGTACCTCGAAGGCAGCCAGAGGGCGCCCATTGCGACCTACGTGCTGGGAGCCAACAAGCCAGAACATCTGGAGTTCTACATGGAGGAGGATGGGGGTGAACTCTGTGAAAACATCACATACTTAGGTACCAGAAGAGGGATTCCATATACCCCATAAGGGCCTTCATTTAGAAGAGTTCCCCTTTACCCAGAAGGTTGTACTAGTATTTAGAGGGAATTCCTTATAGACTTCTTGCTTTCTTACATGCCAGATTGCTAATCTCTAAGCATTAAGCAATGCGGTAGAGTGATGGTGACAATGATGAAGCATCAAGcatatagcctgagtaccatcctccgtagtgaccgctggctcaatgcttttcacTTGCTAACCATGGATAGCAAGCGAAAAgtattgagccagcggtcactacggagaatggtactcaggctatcaaGTCTTCTGAAagtgtatatttttgtatgacACATCCACACTGCCCAGAATTTGCTGTAGTAGACTTATTGTCTGACAAATTTGACCAGACCCTTACtgatataaacatgtacatctctCCCTTTTACTATCAGGTAGAAAGGGAATCTTCACGGGTGCCTCTGGACTGCAGATAGTCTACCTAAGTGGTGTGGAAAACGGAGAGGAAGGCTGCTGTTTCTCCAAGACTGACGTAACTGCTCTTTGTGAGTCCCTCATAAACAAgtaggtaaaaaaaatcttttgattTTGTGAAGTATTCATTGATAGATTGTTGTGGCACGCATGTCTATTGCCAATCCAAAGAGCAAAAGAAAAGTTTTGAGAATTACGTTTATAATATAATGAACTCGAGAATGTTGCCTGTGATTCACATGTGCACAAATATCACATGGTGGGCTTTGAAAAAGATTAGGTTTTTGGCAAGTAGAAAGCTATATCaatttatttgtaaaatgttatgatttacCTGGTACAAGCTTTGTTGAAAAATAGTTAACAATGGCTTTTGTTGTCTTGGTATGTTTGCAGAAACTTCAAGGGAGTGGACATCCTCTTGACGTCTCCATGGCCGAGAGGAGTCACAAACTTTGGGAACAGTGCAGACGGTGGGGCCGCTCCACAAGGGTTGGTCACAGTTGCAGAACTGGCCAAAATCCTCAGGCCCCGGTACCATTTCAGCGGTCTTGAAGGTGTCTTCTACGAGAGACTTCCCTACAGAAACCACAGAGTGCTTGCAGAAAGCGATAAACATGTCACACGCTTCCTGGCTCTGGCAAAAGTTGGCAACCCAGAGAAGAAGAAGTATCTGTACGCGTTCAACCTGACACCATTGACTAGCATGGACCAGTCCGAACTGGTCAAGCAACCTCACGATGTAACAGAGTGTCCGTACAAGTCAGAACAGGGCAGGCAAGATCAGCCTgcagaggaggaagaggatgcAGGGTTGCAGTACCGCTATGACTTGTCAGGGGGAGCACATGGACATGGCAGGAAGCGAGGCCACCAGGGAGACAGAGGACCTGGTGGGGAGAAGAAGTCTCGCCCTCCCCCAAAGCCCACAGGTCCTTGCTGGTTCTGCCTGGCTAGTCCTGAGGTGGAGAAACATCTAGTGGTCAGTGTGGGTGACCACACCTACCTGGCACTGGCCAAGGGGGGACTGGTGGCTGACCACGTGCTCATCCTACCCATTGGTCACTACCAGTCCATGGTTGAAGCCACGGACGAGGTCCACGAGGAGATTGAAAAGTACAAGTCTGCTCTACGTAAGATGTTCCACTCCCAAGGAAAGGAGTGTGTGTTCTTTGAGAGGAACTATAAGACACAACACTTACAGATCCAGGTGAGATGTCTGTTTGATGTACGACAAGGAAAACTAAGCATAAATGCACAGAGAAAGATAACATGGAAACCTTCTTGTGATTATGTAGTGTAGATGGTATGGTGGACTAGAGTATACAGGTATACAGTTTTAGTGTCATGTTCATACCATGTCATCACAACAGCATCTGGATGCCAATTTTATCTACCAATATGTACTGAAAGATGTAAGTAAACTTAATGTTAACTTTCATATTTCACTGACAATAAGGAGTGCTCCTTCTCATATAACGTCTCAATTTCCCCTACCCCACCACCCATCCCCCACCCCCTACACAGGTTGTTCCAGTGCCCTCCGATCTGTCTGAGGATGTAGGTGAAGTGTTTCAGGAACAGAGTCAGATGAAGAACCTGGAGCTGGCCGAACTCCCCAGACACACCGACCTAAAGCAGGTGGTCCCCTCTGGTGCACCCTACTTCTACCTTGAACTTCACTCCGGTGGCAAATTTCTCCACAGGATAAGGAAGTTCTTTCCACTGCAGTTTGGTCGAGAGGTCATGGCTAGCTCCCCCCTCCTGGACATGGCTGGCCGGGCAGACTGGAGAAACTGTAAATCCTCAAAAGAGGAGGAAACAGAAACTGCCAAAACTTTCCGTAAGGCATTCCAGGGTTATGACTTCAACTTGATGTAGGAGAAGTGCCTCAGAGGTAGCTTCCACTCACAGATAGGTTTCTCTCAGATGTAGCTTCCTCTCAGAGGTAGCTTCCTCTCAGAGGTAGCTTCCACTCAGAGGTAGCTTCCACTCACAGATAGGTTTCTCTCAGATGTAGTTTCCTCTCAGAGGTAGCTTCCACTCAGAGGTAGCTACCACTCAGAGGTAGCTTCCACTCACAGATAGGTTTCTCTCAGATGTAGCTTCCTCTCAGAGGTAGCTTCCTCTCAGAGGTAGCTTCCACTCAGAGGTAGCTTCCTCTCAGAGGTAGCTTCCACTCAGAGGTAGCTTCCACTCAGAGATAGGTTTCTCTCAGATGTAGCTTCCTCTCAGAAGTAGCTTCCACTCAGAGGTAGCTTCCACTCAGAGGTAGCTTCCACTCAGAGGTAGCTTCCACTCAGAGGTAGCTACTAGTGCCATTTAGTGTTTCTGTATCAGTTTGTTGAACATGTTATGTAGGTTCCGCTGATGCCACAATGTTTTAGATGGATCCAAAGTCATACCACTGTAAATAGAAAGCTACACAGCTTGATGAAAAACATGTGAACTTTTTATTTTCTACTGAAGGGCACCTTTTATTTTGATGGTGAATCATTGTACTAGTTTAATATCTGTTTGACCTGATTTTATGTAGTATCTAAGTATTAGTGTTACAAAGACCCCAACAACTCAATACAAGGCTTTTTCATCGTCTTTAGCACTGTTTTGTAGGTAAAAACTGTTCTCGCCTTTGTTTTattctttaatttcttttcacAGAGTATGCAATGAAACAGTAGTTGctttgtataatgtacattaaATGAAAGATGTCGATGAACATGTTTTTAATTTTAATAAAGTTGAGATACTcttttaatcatcattgttgGTTGTAATTGGATTGGAGTCATTTTGGTACATAAGGATTCTATTCAACGCCACAGTATGTGTACTCTTTCGCTTCTTTCGCATAACCGGCAAaccggcataacacaccagctttgtactgtatttataagctgtgtaagaccatACTATAATGTTTAATCCATGCCCTACTCTTTaccataagtgtggtgggatttttattgtgctcaaggtgtggctctcctcaaacacaggacttcTGGCTTTACCCATCCTTTTCACCTGAATGGAGTGATGTTTTTCAACAGGAACATTCCACGTGTGACAAAGGGCCATCCTTTGATGTGTTTACTAATGtctgtagatggtgttcagcaccagggacagtcatctttacctgtgtgtggatggtgctcAGCACTAGTAGCTAGGGATAGGTGTGTTTGCTTATTTGTGTGGATGGTTTTCAGCACCAGAACAGTCATGCTTACCCGTGGGTGGATGGTATTAAGCACTAAGGACAGTCATGTTTACCTGTATGTCggtgttcagaaccaaggacaggagtGTTTGcttatgtgtggatggtgttaagCACTAGGgataggtgtgtttacctttgtgTGGGTGGTGTATACAGCTCAAAGGACAGGTATGTGttaatggatggatgaatgaatggatataCAGTATAAAGAAATAGACCTATGCTTGATGCTTAACATCATCCACATATGTACAGGCAAATATGTCCACACAAGTACACAAGCTAGCAGCCTCATTCAGTAATCCAGTTTTGTATCGTCTGTTCTGAACATGATATTGTCGGGTAGAAGATAGATTTCTGGGCCCAGGGAGAAGCTGAATGTCGGCGTAACAACACACATTTAATAGATTACGTATGCTATAGACTAATAGATCAGGATCAGAGTAAAGTTCTAAGTACAGCCAGCGTAAAGCCGGCTTCACAAATCAAGTGAACGCTggtcgaatttgtagatcggCTGTACTAGGCCAAGAAGAGGAGTGGCCCCggctgatttttgacgtgtttttagacgtttttgccGGGctgtctactttgtcatttttgtttttttgtctctgtggtttatatagagagagatacaCATGACAATGTAGacagcccaacaaaaacgcctaaaaacacgacaaaaaacagccggaaccactcctctacttggagagaaGATCGGCTGGACCTCGCCGAATTTCAGAATCGCTCGatcgtcgaccgtattttctgGCCTTTTGCCGTCAAGAAGGACTCTAACTCTCTCACCAACCCTTATTTTAACGCAACCCTATATGGTCTAACCCTaagctagccgcggcgactgttgaaGGGCTTCTTTGATTTGCGTGCAGTAAGCAAAAGAAGCCCCCCAACAGAAAAGATACCAGTAAAGGAAAGCGTAAAGCGTTTTTTGGGTCAGGCATGTCAGACAGGGTAGTTTTGGAGGGTTCAGTTGTCAATTACACTGGTCTCTGGCCATGCCCGATTTTCCACTGCTTCTAGGATCACCTCCCCCAGGGGCAGGGCAGTGCAGGCGTAACTTGCGCTCGGGACGAGCGCATGTAGCGGGTTTAACCATAACTCGAGTCGTCCTGGACCTAGTGCCGAATCATCCCGATCGGCTAATAAGGGCCGAACTGTCCAGGTGCCGAAACGTCCTGATACCTGACCAAAACGGTAGATATGGATTACACGTAGCTCGTGCTTTGACGTATTTCTTATTTGCTCTTTCGGGAATATTCTTGACATTGAATTTGAATACCCTAAAATTCCAGATACATGCAAACCAATGTGTTGCAAATGTTGTATAACCTGTAAACGACGAACCGAGTGTAATAGGATCtaataaaactgatgaaaaagcCAGAGGCGAGTCTGGCTTTTTCATTTCTAGGTAAAGATAGCCGAAAGTACAAGAGAAGGGGACTGTGCTCATTGGATGAAGAAGCGGTGCGGTTTTGTTTTAAACAGCCTTCAGTACAGCTACTAGATTATCGTCTATAACTGCTTTATGATTGTTGCAAGGTTAC comes from Branchiostoma lanceolatum isolate klBraLanc5 chromosome 2, klBraLanc5.hap2, whole genome shotgun sequence and encodes:
- the LOC136428440 gene encoding CWF19-like protein 1, which gives rise to MASKQLRILACGDVEGRFSQLFKRVSSIQKKSGDFDMLLCVGDFFGITAGARTEWQQYLEGSQRAPIATYVLGANKPEHLEFYMEEDGGELCENITYLGRKGIFTGASGLQIVYLSGVENGEEGCCFSKTDVTALCESLINKNFKGVDILLTSPWPRGVTNFGNSADGGAAPQGLVTVAELAKILRPRYHFSGLEGVFYERLPYRNHRVLAESDKHVTRFLALAKVGNPEKKKYLYAFNLTPLTSMDQSELVKQPHDVTECPYKSEQGRQDQPAEEEEDAGLQYRYDLSGGAHGHGRKRGHQGDRGPGGEKKSRPPPKPTGPCWFCLASPEVEKHLVVSVGDHTYLALAKGGLVADHVLILPIGHYQSMVEATDEVHEEIEKYKSALRKMFHSQGKECVFFERNYKTQHLQIQVVPVPSDLSEDVGEVFQEQSQMKNLELAELPRHTDLKQVVPSGAPYFYLELHSGGKFLHRIRKFFPLQFGREVMASSPLLDMAGRADWRNCKSSKEEETETAKTFRKAFQGYDFNLM